In Kaistella faecalis, a genomic segment contains:
- a CDS encoding rhodanese-like domain-containing protein: protein MEAKSATEMVQQAKQQIDNLTPEQVQQELQNGSATLIDIREGNELKESGRIAGSVHAPRGMLEFYADSGLPYHKPELSKDRRLILHCASGGRSALATATLKQMGFENVAHLEGGMKAWKEAGLPSEDA, encoded by the coding sequence ATGGAAGCAAAATCAGCCACCGAAATGGTGCAGCAGGCAAAACAGCAGATCGACAACCTGACTCCTGAGCAGGTACAGCAGGAACTGCAGAACGGAAGTGCAACACTCATTGATATTCGTGAGGGCAATGAACTAAAGGAAAGCGGCAGGATAGCCGGTTCGGTACACGCCCCACGGGGTATGCTGGAGTTTTATGCGGATTCGGGTCTGCCCTATCACAAGCCGGAACTCAGCAAGGACAGGAGGCTGATTCTGCACTGCGCGTCTGGCGGTCGGTCGGCATTGGCTACCGCAACCCTGAAACAGATGGGTTTTGAAAATGTAGCCCATCTTGAGGGCGGAATGAAAGCCTGGAAAGAAGCGGGATTGCCTTCCGAGGACGCATAA
- a CDS encoding ATP-binding protein: MNINFQDPWVLVLNITVIVILTLLIIPTLLNTKEKLGVRLSFSAIFIIVAVNCMANLALFYTQDVAYFDFLFLQAFIPLLFGPAIYFYVLLNNGGEIKRPWIHFIIPFLAILYGIYHVQMDEGDKVRVFREVNAAQNLSYNILNILVMSIPLIYFYFSKRYLKRLHIQPGDPLAMLQKIKIQWSHEFINLLLFCVFSFLVIIIVATYFYQVPQPYLDLIGMPIYFPLIYAVIAVRSNMISKQLEMQYAVSKAEEDNRLRDQRIAISRDLHDNIGAYATSLISKIDYLAVEEKAGKGALEDLREHAESILGLLRQTLWVLNNDTITVEDFYDHVKQYALKSFRNSGITLRFEEDIRDNRILPSEITINLFRILQEGLQNVMKHSGATEAELYMISRDTVRISLRDNGKGFIADDHHEGYGLGNIKARAANIGFTATLSSEEGKGSILVLEEIRPTAY; the protein is encoded by the coding sequence ATGAACATCAATTTTCAAGACCCGTGGGTGCTGGTCCTCAACATCACCGTAATTGTTATCCTTACGCTGCTGATTATTCCGACCTTACTTAATACGAAGGAAAAATTAGGGGTAAGGCTTTCGTTCTCGGCCATTTTTATCATTGTTGCGGTAAACTGCATGGCCAATCTGGCCCTGTTTTACACTCAGGATGTGGCTTATTTCGATTTTCTCTTTCTGCAGGCGTTTATTCCGTTACTTTTTGGGCCGGCCATCTATTTTTATGTGTTGCTGAACAATGGCGGAGAAATCAAAAGACCCTGGATTCATTTTATTATTCCATTTTTGGCCATTCTGTACGGAATTTATCATGTTCAGATGGATGAGGGAGATAAAGTGCGGGTTTTCCGGGAAGTGAACGCGGCCCAGAATCTTTCGTACAATATCCTAAACATACTGGTAATGAGCATCCCGCTGATCTATTTTTACTTTTCAAAACGCTATCTCAAGCGTCTGCATATTCAACCTGGCGATCCCCTGGCTATGCTCCAAAAGATCAAAATCCAATGGTCGCACGAATTCATCAATCTTCTTCTTTTCTGCGTTTTTTCTTTTCTTGTGATTATAATTGTTGCTACCTACTTTTATCAGGTGCCGCAACCTTACCTGGATCTTATCGGGATGCCCATTTATTTTCCGCTGATTTATGCGGTGATCGCGGTGCGGAGTAATATGATCTCGAAACAGCTGGAAATGCAGTACGCAGTTTCCAAAGCTGAGGAAGACAACCGGCTTCGCGATCAGCGCATCGCCATTTCGCGGGACCTTCATGACAATATAGGCGCCTATGCCACCAGCCTGATTTCAAAGATCGACTATCTTGCGGTGGAGGAGAAAGCTGGGAAGGGAGCACTGGAGGACCTCCGGGAACATGCCGAAAGTATTCTGGGTCTGCTGCGGCAAACCCTCTGGGTGCTGAACAATGACACCATCACCGTAGAAGATTTTTATGATCATGTAAAGCAGTACGCGCTGAAAAGCTTCAGAAACAGCGGCATAACCCTCCGTTTTGAGGAAGACATCAGGGACAACCGGATTCTGCCATCAGAAATCACTATAAACCTTTTCAGAATCCTGCAGGAAGGTCTGCAGAATGTAATGAAACATTCCGGTGCCACCGAGGCCGAACTTTATATGATTTCCCGGGATACGGTAAGAATCAGTTTGCGGGACAACGGAAAAGGATTTATTGCGGATGATCATCATGAAGGCTATGGGCTTGGAAATATAAAGGCCAGAGCCGCAAATATCGGCTTTACTGCAACACTATCATCAGAGGAAGGTAAGGGGAGCATTCTGGTTCTGGAAGAAATACGCCCAACCGCGTATTGA
- a CDS encoding tetratricopeptide repeat-containing sensor histidine kinase has protein sequence MYADLTWYYASVSVDSALNYGRKAIAATEKLQDSVLLAQVHSDLGAVHFRNNDFKKSEQHYLKSYQIRKKQKNAAGIAKLNNNLASVYQSSFQYTKAMKMYLEALKYFEAKGDARNANITKANIGLLFVDLKDNPNAVKYIGEAVKYFESQERSVEIENKLCENYLNLGKAFQMQKKYAEAELQYQKSSEICNKVGNKQGFSFANRNLGNLYTLQRKDSLAAVNLQVSQEVREEFNSKIDQESNSIDVAQHLIVQGKYPEGKRMLLKILPLFEKENSKENQLSTYKLLTNVYHHLAKPDSAEYYFEKYIALDNELVNVGVSSSTAELEKKYQTLKKDSEILQQKSKILKRNVALLSLVGVLLLAAVFYRNRQHRQKAELQKAILHQQDLATRAVITAEDNERKRMASHLHDGVGQLLTAANMNVSVLNDYKNDSENFNTIIHRTSGILADAINDVRTLSHQMMPNMLIKNSLTNALRDLIEKISSPKLTVNLQIEGLNNDLDQNIQVTLYRIIQECINNTIKHSGADKIDISVIQTDHRITTEIADNGKGFDPAKVMDKRDGLGLQNMNARIELLKGQVRIDSSAGEGTRIFIQIPTV, from the coding sequence GTGTATGCTGATCTCACCTGGTATTACGCCAGTGTTTCTGTGGATTCTGCCCTCAACTACGGTAGAAAAGCCATTGCAGCCACCGAAAAACTTCAGGATTCGGTATTGCTTGCCCAGGTTCACAGCGATCTGGGAGCGGTTCATTTCCGGAATAATGATTTTAAGAAATCCGAACAGCATTATCTGAAATCCTATCAGATCCGGAAAAAGCAGAAGAATGCTGCGGGAATCGCCAAACTTAATAATAACCTTGCTTCCGTGTACCAAAGCAGCTTTCAGTACACCAAAGCGATGAAAATGTATCTGGAAGCTCTTAAATATTTCGAAGCAAAGGGTGATGCCAGAAATGCAAACATTACAAAGGCGAATATCGGGCTTCTGTTTGTCGATCTGAAAGACAATCCGAATGCGGTGAAATATATCGGTGAAGCCGTAAAATATTTTGAGTCTCAGGAAAGAAGCGTGGAAATCGAGAACAAACTCTGCGAAAATTATCTGAACCTGGGAAAAGCATTCCAGATGCAGAAAAAATATGCGGAGGCAGAACTGCAGTATCAGAAAAGTTCGGAGATCTGTAATAAAGTAGGCAACAAACAGGGTTTTTCGTTCGCCAACAGAAACCTGGGCAACCTGTATACCCTTCAGCGAAAAGATTCCCTGGCCGCCGTAAACCTGCAGGTGTCTCAGGAAGTGCGCGAAGAATTCAATTCCAAAATCGATCAGGAAAGCAACAGTATCGACGTCGCGCAGCATCTCATTGTACAGGGAAAATATCCGGAGGGAAAGCGCATGCTTTTAAAAATCCTGCCGCTATTCGAAAAGGAAAATTCAAAGGAAAACCAGCTTTCCACCTACAAACTGCTTACCAATGTGTATCATCACCTGGCAAAGCCGGACAGCGCAGAGTATTATTTTGAGAAATACATCGCGCTCGATAATGAGCTCGTGAATGTCGGAGTAAGCAGCAGCACGGCAGAGCTCGAAAAGAAATACCAGACCCTGAAAAAAGACAGTGAAATCCTTCAGCAGAAATCCAAAATCCTGAAAAGAAACGTGGCCCTGCTCTCGCTGGTAGGCGTACTGCTGCTGGCCGCAGTGTTCTACCGCAACCGGCAGCACCGCCAGAAAGCCGAACTCCAGAAAGCCATTCTGCACCAGCAGGATCTGGCCACCAGGGCGGTCATTACAGCGGAAGACAATGAGCGCAAAAGAATGGCCAGCCACCTTCACGACGGTGTTGGGCAGCTTTTAACGGCGGCCAACATGAATGTGAGCGTGCTGAATGACTATAAAAATGATTCGGAGAATTTTAATACGATCATTCACAGGACTTCCGGTATCCTGGCAGACGCCATCAACGATGTCCGTACCCTTTCTCATCAGATGATGCCTAACATGCTCATTAAAAATTCGCTTACCAATGCCTTAAGAGATCTTATTGAGAAAATCTCATCGCCCAAACTTACCGTGAACCTTCAGATTGAGGGGCTCAACAACGATCTTGACCAGAATATCCAGGTTACGCTCTACCGGATCATTCAGGAATGCATCAACAATACCATTAAACATTCAGGTGCTGATAAAATTGATATCTCCGTCATCCAGACCGACCATAGGATCACCACAGAAATCGCAGACAACGGCAAAGGCTTTGACCCTGCGAAGGTGATGGACAAGAGAGACGGCCTCGGACTTCAGAATATGAACGCACGCATTGAACTGCTGAAAGGGCAAGTGCGTATTGACAGTTCGGCGGGCGAGGGCACCCGAATATTCATCCAGATTCCAACCGTTTAA
- a CDS encoding Tll0287-like domain-containing protein: MNKVTIFAVGAFLITALSCQKEQTNVTENTTTEIPAGKSEAIPDGEILKNYAAEAQQLLGSQLKQKVAEGGPENALEFCNINAIPLTDSISKKYDVRIKRVSDQYRNPDNASNPSELAVITTYKAMLAAGKMPEGLLKDGYYYSPIVTNAMCLQCHGTPGKEMTEQTHKKIKSLYPQDKATGYGVDELRGIFSIAVNP; this comes from the coding sequence ATGAACAAGGTAACCATTTTTGCAGTTGGAGCTTTTTTAATCACGGCTTTAAGCTGCCAGAAAGAGCAGACCAACGTCACTGAAAACACAACAACTGAAATACCGGCGGGGAAAAGTGAAGCGATTCCGGACGGGGAAATTCTGAAAAACTACGCTGCGGAAGCCCAGCAGCTCCTCGGCTCTCAACTGAAACAGAAAGTCGCCGAAGGTGGGCCCGAAAACGCACTGGAATTCTGCAACATCAATGCAATACCGCTGACGGACAGTATTTCAAAAAAATATGACGTGAGGATTAAAAGAGTGTCGGATCAGTACCGGAATCCCGACAATGCATCAAATCCTTCAGAACTCGCGGTCATCACCACCTATAAAGCCATGCTGGCCGCGGGTAAAATGCCTGAAGGCCTCCTGAAAGACGGCTATTATTATTCCCCGATCGTCACCAACGCCATGTGTCTACAGTGCCACGGAACACCCGGCAAAGAAATGACCGAGCAAACCCACAAGAAAATTAAATCCCTTTACCCGCAAGACAAAGCCACCGGTTATGGCGTGGATGAACTGAGAGGGATTTTCAGCATTGCGGTGAATCCGTAA
- a CDS encoding DUF6078 family protein, whose translation MLTYESFPSHFHHCMLSECPHSAVCLRFRAFTLAPQQITTFSLLNPSALKSQDLLKCRWLYKAEPQLYTRGLSSVLERLPHATLATIRTELILLMGHSTYYRHLRNERWLDPETQHHIQEIFRKHGVEEFLVYGETRFAV comes from the coding sequence ATGCTAACCTACGAAAGCTTTCCATCCCACTTTCACCACTGCATGCTCAGCGAATGTCCGCACAGTGCGGTCTGCCTGCGTTTTCGGGCTTTCACGCTTGCGCCGCAGCAGATTACCACTTTTAGCCTGCTTAATCCTTCAGCGCTGAAAAGCCAGGATCTTTTAAAATGCAGATGGCTTTATAAGGCCGAACCGCAGCTTTATACCCGCGGGCTGAGCAGCGTACTCGAAAGACTGCCGCATGCCACACTGGCGACAATCCGAACGGAGCTTATCTTACTGATGGGCCACAGCACGTATTACCGTCATCTCCGCAACGAACGGTGGCTGGATCCTGAAACCCAGCATCATATTCAGGAGATCTTCCGTAAGCATGGTGTGGAGGAGTTTCTGGTGTATGGTGAGACCCGTTTCGCAGTGTGA
- a CDS encoding methyltransferase family protein has product MKKTAQDYIFVGLQLMLFAGYVFEWLPRVKVPAAVTVSGMALAVLGLAIAVFSVIHLNRSLTVFPTPKKGAELIESGLYRWVRHPIYTGIILLVFGYAAGTGSVHKLIIAFGLLLLFYLKSTYEEKQLIKKYTTYVYYRRRTGRFFPKLF; this is encoded by the coding sequence ATGAAGAAAACGGCGCAGGATTATATTTTCGTAGGGCTGCAGTTGATGCTTTTCGCCGGCTATGTCTTTGAATGGCTTCCAAGGGTGAAAGTTCCGGCTGCGGTTACCGTTTCGGGAATGGCTTTGGCGGTTCTCGGACTCGCCATCGCCGTATTTTCGGTAATTCACCTGAACCGAAGCCTTACCGTTTTTCCGACGCCTAAAAAAGGAGCCGAACTTATTGAATCCGGCCTGTACCGATGGGTAAGACACCCGATTTATACCGGTATCATCCTTCTGGTGTTTGGATATGCAGCAGGCACCGGGTCTGTACACAAACTCATCATTGCCTTCGGTCTGCTGCTTCTTTTCTATCTGAAATCCACTTACGAGGAAAAGCAGCTCATAAAGAAATATACCACCTATGTGTACTACCGCAGGAGGACCGGAAGATTTTTCCCAAAATTATTCTAA
- a CDS encoding rhodanese-like domain-containing protein encodes MNSICPSHLSSSGEDFLLLDIRERFEFNTYRGVFPNLKNIPFSEFDEELPTLDKNRKTLLICNNGLRSRTAVQFLAERGFADVSSVMGGLVKWQQNGLPMTGTPPDFISHSLSDSKECFA; translated from the coding sequence ATGAACAGCATTTGCCCCTCCCATCTTTCTTCGTCAGGAGAAGATTTTTTGCTTCTCGATATCCGCGAGCGGTTTGAATTCAATACCTACCGCGGAGTTTTTCCAAATCTGAAGAATATCCCTTTCAGTGAATTCGATGAGGAACTTCCGACTTTGGATAAAAACAGAAAAACGTTACTCATCTGTAACAACGGCCTGCGCAGCAGAACAGCGGTTCAGTTTCTTGCTGAAAGGGGTTTTGCGGACGTATCATCCGTGATGGGCGGTCTGGTGAAATGGCAGCAGAACGGTCTGCCGATGACGGGTACGCCGCCGGATTTCATATCGCATTCCTTATCAGATTCTAAGGAATGTTTTGCCTGA
- a CDS encoding T9SS type A sorting domain-containing protein, with protein sequence MKKILLFSLMMLGITGSAQLTIVKDVSATGLRPTDNEHFIWQNNRWNGKHYYGVTVSPSVAIAVTDGTDAGTKVIKNLGHSGVLSAAIKAIIPAKDHFYIHVYVYKSYSPYVQYDELWKSDGTDAGTVLLKRFDERGATTEGISITTDQYEAANRSLSGNEMYFYGYTGSNGRKIWKTDGTAAGTSMIADKSANALTRLNDDVYFASDFKLWKISGTTGSVELIDVPNIFIVATMRMAAFKNKLYFMGFDETNGVELWSSDGTPSGTKIFTNTSPLTNNVYSLTTFNLTSTDDYLLFSTLHNASDNTRHTLYRTDGTLGGTVQLSPADAVDAGTSSGSMFSKTNENFYCFNMNQKTIFRTNYQENGYLIVSTGAYNAGNLVDYKGTAWYAGGTASMSGNNDFAEPHRTDGIQTVKTFDIITLMQGTNNIGSNPFGFHELNGNLYFFAGLGNAMKLYQFQGDYTFNRSAGNSWNAPANWNTGVVPLSSEDTLVPAGSDVEISSAASARNLALNAPLHIVSGSLNLAGDLNLNSRITLNNNSVNLKGTSSNIIGGNTNNYIVTNGTGTVNVENVDAGRGMVNLPVGTANNYNPVTLANSGTSDTFSVKVSEGIANAPGGAVNATWDISEGTPGGSNATISLGWNGSQQNGTFNPNNATVGHYVNGAWTAENSGAVSGSNPYTITGSSISSFSPFAVMNLGALATADPLKKNISVYPNPFREVLTVTAEDKATVHFYDMTGKMEGSHALVKGTNVLNPTALKPGVYLYQVKNTLGMVMASGKVIKK encoded by the coding sequence ATGAAAAAAATTCTACTTTTCAGTTTAATGATGCTGGGCATTACAGGCAGCGCCCAGCTTACAATTGTGAAAGACGTATCTGCAACGGGTTTAAGACCTACCGATAACGAGCATTTCATCTGGCAGAACAACCGCTGGAACGGTAAACACTACTACGGGGTAACGGTATCGCCCAGTGTCGCTATAGCAGTAACCGACGGAACCGACGCTGGAACAAAGGTGATTAAAAATTTAGGGCATTCCGGTGTTCTAAGCGCTGCAATAAAGGCCATAATTCCCGCAAAGGATCACTTTTATATTCACGTCTATGTATATAAAAGTTACAGTCCCTATGTTCAGTATGATGAACTCTGGAAGTCGGATGGTACAGACGCAGGAACTGTATTGCTGAAACGGTTCGATGAACGGGGAGCGACTACTGAAGGCATATCCATCACCACTGACCAATATGAAGCAGCAAACCGCTCCCTCAGTGGTAATGAAATGTACTTTTACGGATATACAGGCAGTAATGGCAGAAAAATATGGAAAACGGACGGCACTGCTGCTGGTACCTCAATGATTGCTGATAAATCCGCTAATGCACTGACAAGACTGAATGATGACGTTTATTTTGCTTCCGATTTTAAATTGTGGAAAATCAGCGGCACTACGGGAAGCGTAGAACTGATTGATGTTCCGAATATTTTTATTGTAGCTACTATGCGCATGGCGGCGTTTAAAAACAAACTCTATTTTATGGGTTTTGATGAAACCAATGGGGTAGAGTTATGGTCCTCCGACGGTACGCCTTCCGGAACAAAAATTTTTACCAACACCTCGCCGCTTACCAATAATGTGTACAGTCTCACGACTTTTAATCTCACGTCCACGGATGATTATCTCCTCTTTTCAACTTTGCATAACGCTTCCGACAACACCCGGCATACGCTATACCGCACCGATGGAACGCTCGGCGGCACCGTGCAGCTTTCGCCTGCTGACGCCGTAGATGCGGGAACGAGTTCGGGCTCCATGTTTTCCAAAACCAATGAGAATTTTTACTGTTTTAATATGAACCAGAAAACCATCTTCCGGACCAATTATCAGGAAAACGGTTACTTAATTGTTTCTACAGGTGCCTATAACGCAGGAAATCTCGTCGATTATAAAGGTACTGCCTGGTATGCTGGTGGAACCGCCAGTATGTCCGGAAATAATGATTTCGCGGAACCGCACCGCACCGACGGCATTCAGACCGTAAAAACCTTTGATATCATTACGCTGATGCAGGGAACTAATAACATCGGCTCCAATCCTTTTGGCTTTCATGAATTAAACGGGAATCTGTATTTTTTTGCAGGCCTGGGAAATGCGATGAAGCTGTACCAGTTTCAGGGTGACTATACCTTCAACAGGTCAGCCGGCAATTCGTGGAACGCTCCCGCCAACTGGAATACTGGGGTGGTGCCGCTTTCTTCTGAAGACACTCTGGTTCCTGCTGGTTCGGATGTTGAAATTTCATCTGCAGCATCAGCAAGAAATCTTGCGCTCAATGCGCCACTTCATATTGTTTCCGGCAGTTTAAACCTTGCAGGGGACTTAAATTTAAATTCAAGAATTACGCTGAATAACAATTCTGTGAATCTCAAGGGAACATCTTCCAATATCATCGGCGGTAACACCAATAATTACATCGTCACCAACGGTACCGGCACCGTGAATGTCGAAAATGTAGATGCCGGTCGGGGAATGGTAAACCTTCCGGTTGGGACAGCCAACAATTACAATCCTGTAACGCTGGCGAACTCCGGAACTTCTGATACTTTTTCAGTGAAAGTCTCTGAAGGAATTGCCAACGCGCCAGGCGGTGCGGTGAATGCAACCTGGGACATCTCCGAAGGTACCCCAGGCGGAAGCAATGCCACCATCTCACTGGGCTGGAATGGTTCACAACAGAACGGAACCTTTAACCCAAACAATGCGACCGTCGGACATTATGTAAACGGAGCCTGGACGGCTGAAAACTCCGGTGCGGTGAGCGGCAGCAATCCTTACACCATTACCGGAAGCAGCATCAGCAGTTTTTCTCCTTTCGCGGTGATGAATCTTGGTGCACTCGCAACTGCAGATCCTCTGAAAAAGAACATCTCCGTATATCCGAATCCCTTCAGGGAGGTACTTACCGTTACTGCAGAGGATAAAGCCACCGTACATTTCTACGATATGACAGGCAAAATGGAGGGCAGCCACGCTTTGGTGAAAGGAACCAATGTGCTGAACCCGACAGCACTCAAACCCGGCGTTTACCTGTATCAGGTGAAAAACACTTTAGGAATGGTGATGGCCTCAGGCAAAGTGATTAAGAAATAA
- a CDS encoding GIY-YIG nuclease family protein, whose amino-acid sequence MYILLCLDGSYYTGSTNNLELRLGQHQAGKGANHTRKRLPVKLIYYEEYSRIDDAFYREKQVQGWSRIKKKHLLTGRRNSYRSWPLRTVILVMVASRASATDSASIDH is encoded by the coding sequence ATGTACATTTTACTTTGTTTAGACGGAAGTTATTATACAGGAAGCACCAATAACCTGGAGCTGCGCCTGGGCCAGCATCAGGCGGGTAAAGGTGCCAACCATACGCGAAAAAGACTTCCGGTTAAACTTATTTATTACGAAGAGTACAGCCGTATCGATGATGCTTTTTACCGCGAGAAACAAGTACAGGGCTGGAGCAGAATAAAAAAGAAGCACTTATTAACGGGACGCCGGAACTCTTACCGGAGCTGGCCATTGCGTACCGTGATATTGGTAATGGTGGCTTCGAGAGCCTCAGCCACCGATAGCGCCTCCATTGACCATTGA
- a CDS encoding response regulator transcription factor has translation MKVVIIDDHQIIIDGIEMLLGLEKNISILKTYTDAFDFLHELRAEEIHPDLILMDLMMPTINGFECAKILKRDFPGIKIIILSMNCDPKTVYELTEKVKIDGYLSKKISRQDLVKALKDVHLGYMHLSTEAETALKQFQSKVIDYPEIKLTLREKQIVKLMIDGCTNKEISTALFISESTVETHRKNIYRKTETHSVPKLIQAVADLDLLAE, from the coding sequence ATGAAAGTCGTTATCATTGATGACCATCAGATCATTATCGACGGGATTGAAATGCTTCTCGGTCTGGAGAAAAACATTTCGATCCTGAAAACCTATACCGATGCCTTTGATTTTCTGCACGAACTGAGGGCAGAAGAAATACATCCCGATCTCATCCTGATGGATTTGATGATGCCCACGATCAACGGATTTGAATGTGCCAAAATCCTTAAGCGGGATTTCCCGGGAATCAAAATCATTATCCTCTCGATGAACTGCGACCCGAAGACGGTTTATGAACTGACAGAAAAAGTAAAGATTGACGGTTATCTCTCAAAAAAAATAAGCCGCCAGGATCTGGTGAAAGCTCTGAAGGATGTACATTTAGGATATATGCACCTCAGCACCGAGGCAGAGACCGCGCTGAAGCAGTTTCAGAGCAAAGTCATCGATTATCCGGAAATAAAACTCACGCTGCGGGAAAAGCAGATCGTGAAACTGATGATCGATGGGTGTACCAATAAGGAGATTTCCACCGCTCTTTTCATCAGCGAAAGCACGGTAGAAACCCACCGCAAAAACATCTACCGAAAAACTGAAACCCATTCCGTTCCCAAGCTTATTCAGGCCGTAGCTGATCTCGACCTGCTGGCCGAATGA
- a CDS encoding helix-turn-helix domain-containing protein, translating to MENPIKIFDAQNIFDYIEIGYPYHPKNPAFFILKKGRVVYTENVERIELNENYVALIDSRRVYEILEISDDLELLLVAFSREYTEKLPLKINRLNAFVYFRNELLRHFRLERQPFDSIWKTTDLLKSVLEKQEPSAHHDEIIRHLFSSTVYMFGDMIAHASRFSKDKISRKQEIALQFLKNVGECYLEEREVSFYADKQFITSRHLTAVLKEVTGQTAGQIIAAFVMKEAKAQLSTTEKSLYEIALNLKFSDQYSFGHFFKKHSGESPNAYRKRFRG from the coding sequence TTGGAAAACCCAATAAAGATATTTGACGCGCAGAACATCTTCGATTATATTGAAATCGGATATCCCTATCACCCTAAAAATCCAGCGTTTTTCATCCTGAAAAAAGGACGGGTTGTTTATACTGAAAACGTTGAGAGGATTGAACTGAACGAAAATTATGTAGCCCTCATCGATTCACGCCGGGTCTATGAAATTCTGGAAATCAGCGATGATCTGGAATTGCTGCTGGTCGCATTTTCACGGGAATACACCGAAAAACTGCCTCTGAAAATCAACCGCCTGAATGCCTTCGTATATTTCCGTAACGAACTCCTGCGCCACTTTCGGCTGGAGCGGCAGCCTTTCGACAGTATCTGGAAAACTACCGATCTTTTGAAAAGTGTGCTGGAGAAACAGGAACCCTCCGCGCACCACGACGAAATCATCCGTCACCTTTTTTCTTCAACTGTTTACATGTTTGGCGATATGATTGCCCATGCCTCAAGATTCTCCAAAGATAAAATTTCAAGAAAGCAGGAAATCGCGCTGCAGTTCCTTAAAAACGTAGGCGAATGCTATCTGGAGGAACGGGAAGTGAGTTTCTACGCTGATAAGCAGTTTATTACTTCCAGACATCTTACCGCTGTTCTAAAAGAGGTGACAGGACAAACCGCGGGACAGATCATCGCAGCTTTTGTGATGAAGGAGGCCAAAGCTCAGTTATCCACCACAGAAAAGTCACTTTACGAGATTGCACTTAACCTGAAATTCAGTGACCAGTATTCCTTCGGACACTTTTTCAAGAAACATTCCGGCGAAAGCCCCAACGCTTATCGAAAACGTTTCCGGGGTTAA
- a CDS encoding response regulator → MRLAIVDDSFLNRKTLKEKLLPYAEVELVLEAENGADYLEKLKELAPAQRPQIVLMDLEMPLLDGISAISISKVKYPELKFIVLTIYEDTDRIFEAIKAGANGYLLKEDKAVNIVEALESVLNYDNIPMSPAIARSAMRLLCEENRPNITPSESQLLSEREMDVLKLMVKGHRYSDIAAQLFISPNTVRTHVNNVYKKLHLSSKSEMMELARKNNWL, encoded by the coding sequence ATGAGACTCGCAATCGTTGACGACAGCTTCCTTAACCGGAAAACCCTCAAGGAAAAGCTTTTGCCTTACGCGGAAGTGGAACTCGTGCTGGAGGCAGAGAACGGTGCTGATTATCTGGAAAAACTGAAAGAACTTGCACCGGCTCAACGTCCGCAGATTGTACTCATGGACCTGGAGATGCCTTTGCTGGACGGGATCTCGGCTATTTCAATCTCAAAAGTTAAATATCCTGAGCTCAAATTTATTGTGCTCACCATCTACGAAGATACCGACCGTATTTTCGAGGCCATAAAGGCGGGTGCCAACGGCTATCTGCTGAAGGAAGACAAGGCCGTGAATATTGTGGAAGCACTGGAAAGTGTGCTGAATTACGACAATATCCCCATGAGTCCGGCCATTGCGCGAAGTGCCATGCGTCTTTTATGTGAAGAAAACCGGCCCAACATCACCCCTTCCGAAAGCCAGCTGCTTTCCGAGCGAGAAATGGATGTCCTGAAACTGATGGTGAAAGGGCACCGCTATTCCGACATCGCCGCACAGCTCTTCATCAGTCCCAATACAGTGCGTACTCATGTGAACAATGTGTATAAGAAGCTTCACCTTTCGTCGAAGAGCGAGATGATGGAGCTGGCGCGTAAAAATAACTGGCTGTAA